From Macrobrachium nipponense isolate FS-2020 chromosome 48, ASM1510439v2, whole genome shotgun sequence, a single genomic window includes:
- the LOC135204931 gene encoding uncharacterized protein LOC135204931 gives MSKHTLELFLALIMAGAVAVLGGAPLLFVQNSRRGDIVLVQHVTLHTNSSTGSALWNGTVPNECTCRNMCWAKTGCVTLSYNTLDKRCILSDKMPHECFFTSSPGSFVAYHTSSFTNQSYTPGPDGYLYVVPNFVKNFDEAKSTCARIPSHRLAIFLKMSQYNVLEQIRKQMGGNPEIWVDMVSLINGPRWGDGTYYTNSELAGKVQAWYTAGNMFAMRTNMNELDDQDPKVQLLFICQADPTGMRW, from the exons ATGTCAAAACACACACTGGAGCTATTCCTAGCTCTCATCATGGCAGGAGCAGTCGCAGTGCTGGGAGGGGCACCACTTTTGTTTGTCCAGAATTCTCGCCGAGGCGACATCGTGTTGGTCCAACACGTTACGTTACACACAAATTCTTCGACTGGAAGCGCCTTGTGGAATGGCACTGTCCCCAACGAAT GTACTTGTCGTAATATGTGTTGGGCAAAGACAGGCTGTGTTACATTGTCTTACAATACACTGGACAAACGATGTATCCTTTCTGACAAAATGCCTCATGAATGTTTCTTCACGTCAAGTCCTGGAAGCTTTGTTGCTTACCACACAA GTTCCTTTACAAATCAATCCTACACTCCCGGACCAGATGGGTACCTCTATGTAGTCCCCAATTTCGTGAAAAATTTCGATGAAGCGAAGTCAACTTGTGCCAGGATTCCGAGTCACAGATTGGCCATATTTCTCAAGATGTCTCAGTACAACGTCTTAGAACAAATAAGGAAACAGATGG GCGGAAATCCAGAGATTTGGGTTGACATGGTAAGTTTGATCAATGGTCCCAGGTGGGGTGACGGAACGTACTACACGAATTCTGAGCTTGCTGGGAAAGTTCAAGCATGGTATACAGCAGGGAATATGTTTGCAATGCGAACCAACATGAATGAACTTGATGACCAAGATCCAAAAGTACAACTTCTGTTCATCTGCCAAGCTGATCCCACAGGGATGAGGTGGTAA